The following proteins are encoded in a genomic region of Candidatus Poribacteria bacterium:
- a CDS encoding glycoside hydrolase family protein: MKNNDLLRRLLIEEEGCECEAYKDSEDVWTVGIGHNLENDQSPEELSILKIEDELEEWEGFTITESQAFELFDLDVEEAINDLYPAFTDEDLAKLNEPRRAVLVSMVFQMGGAGVRKFKNFVRAVKTEDWHTAAAEMIYANPKVKRYSRWYTQTPNRCQRAADAMRMGYFPQYQQPPATGDRTDALETLSTLEILTELLNREKKRMNR; the protein is encoded by the coding sequence ATGAAAAACAATGACCTCTTAAGACGACTTCTCATCGAAGAAGAGGGGTGCGAGTGTGAAGCTTACAAAGATTCCGAAGACGTATGGACGGTCGGCATTGGGCACAACCTCGAAAACGACCAGTCCCCCGAAGAACTCTCAATCCTGAAGATCGAAGATGAATTAGAGGAGTGGGAAGGTTTCACAATCACAGAATCGCAAGCGTTTGAACTCTTTGATTTGGATGTCGAGGAGGCTATCAACGATCTCTATCCAGCCTTCACTGACGAAGATTTAGCAAAACTGAATGAGCCGCGGCGTGCCGTTCTGGTGTCAATGGTCTTCCAAATGGGCGGTGCGGGTGTCCGCAAGTTCAAAAATTTCGTGCGAGCGGTCAAAACAGAGGACTGGCACACCGCGGCTGCTGAGATGATCTATGCGAATCCGAAAGTGAAACGCTATTCACGCTGGTATACGCAAACCCCGAATCGCTGTCAACGCGCAGCGGATGCGATGCGGATGGGATATTTTCCGCAGTATCAGCAACCGCCTGCGACGGGAGACCGCACTGATGCGTTAGAGACTCTCTCCACGCTGGAGATATTAACGGAACTTCTCAATAGAGAAAAAAAAAGGATGAACAGATGA